From Coffea arabica cultivar ET-39 chromosome 10e, Coffea Arabica ET-39 HiFi, whole genome shotgun sequence, one genomic window encodes:
- the LOC113711104 gene encoding magnesium dechelatase SGRL, chloroplastic-like, whose protein sequence is MQSMAYSHFAGSAFSSHSPQRDCCCSSYIRNCKIKNPSPAVLVSSFSDRRPPYNTLVFQAVRLLGPPARFEASKLKVVFSRKEADTYERIVPRTYTLSHCDFTANLTLTISNIINLDQLRGWYSKDDVVAEWTEVKGNLFLDVHCYVSGPNFLQELAAEFRYHIFSKELPLVLEAVLYGDSALFKENQELMDAIVRVYFHSSSKKYNRLEFWGPLREAIQGKREDQKHGFLPRGNKESRRPKLWGSPKSIFQALFAFLL, encoded by the exons ATGCAGTCCATGGCCTACAGTCACTTTGCTGGTTCTGCATTTTCTTCACATTCTCCTCAGAGAGACTGCTGCTGCTCTTCTTATATCCGTAATTGCAAAATCAAGAATCCTTCACCTGCCGTTCTGGTTTCCTCTTTCAGTGATAGAAGACCTCCCTACAACACTCTTGTCTTCCAG GCTGTCAGGCTCTTGGGTCCTCCAGCTAGATTTGAAGCTTCAAAACTGAAGGTTGTATTCTCAAGAAAAGAGGCAGATACTTACGAGAGAATTGTGCCAAGGACCTACACCCTCTCCCACTGTGACTTTACAGCAAATTTGACACTAACTATCTCAAATATTATCAACCTAGATCAG CTGAGGGGGTGGTATAGCAAGGATGATGTGGTTGCTGAGTGGACAGAAGTGAAGGGGAATCTGTTCCTAGATGTTCATTGTTATGTCAGTGGACCAAATTTTTTGCAAGAGCTGGCTGCAGAGTTTAGATACCACATATTCTCCAAGGAATTGCCTTTG GTTCTTGAGGCTGTGCTGTATGGGGACTCAGCTCTTTTCAAAGAGAATCAAGAACTAATGGATGCCATAGTTCGTGTATACTTTCATTCTAGCTCAAAAAAGTACAATCGCCTGGAATTTTGGGGGCCACTCAGGGAGGCTATACAG GGTAAACGAGAAGATCAAAAACATGGGTTCTTACCAAGAGGCAATAAAGAATCTCGACGTCCAAAGCTTTGGGGGAGTCCGAAATCAATCTTCCAAGCACTTTTTGCCTTCCTTCTATAA